In Gossypium arboreum isolate Shixiya-1 chromosome 6, ASM2569848v2, whole genome shotgun sequence, the following are encoded in one genomic region:
- the LOC128293973 gene encoding uncharacterized protein LOC128293973 → MAKLALVVVFYLGLVLSTQGEFTQFDGFAGSVLSSAEDEAESAKGSLFRTFSPDINKVTMEVKGAADTLSTSGTDAANIMKENAESWVDTLSPDAAPSPSADNPKKSSWTGWITDRLRGIWLMPSNDSKKEANNLASTLAMAPGPANARRLSPAFAPIVVG, encoded by the exons atggCGAAGCTTGCTTTGGTTGTGGTATTCTATTTGGGTCTTGTCCTTTCAACCCAAGGAGAATTCACCCAATTCGATGGCTTCGCCGGAAGCGTGTTAAGCTCTGCAGAAGATGAAGCTGAGAGTGCCAAGGGTTCGTTGTTCCGGACGTTTTCCCCTGATATAAACAAGGTTACTATGGAAGTCAAAGGTGCGGCCGATACCTTATCGACCTCCGGAACAGATGCTGCCAATATCATGAAAGAGAATGCAGAGTCATGGGTTGATACACTTTCCCCTGATGCTGCCCCGAGCCCGTCTGCCGATAATCCGAAAAAGTCATCATGGACTGGTTGGATCACAGACAGGCTCAG GGGCATTTGGCTAATGCCTTCCAATGACTCAAAGAAAGAGGCAAACAATTTGGCTTCGACTCTAGCTATGGCACCAGGACCAGCGAATGCAAGGCGGTTGTCACCTGCCTTTGCACCCATTGTAGTTGGTTAA
- the LOC108482997 gene encoding pentatricopeptide repeat-containing protein At1g74850, chloroplastic isoform X1: protein MNLKHLIFRKSINHISKLSPKPASTISAAISTSLHPISSVQSSAYIKNPKPISPFIRRIHLTRETKLSYASVEANVVSSDSEDEDDGTTKEFLSRFVWIMRGKLSEVYTDCDKETINGMLLVIVEKVVEEMEKGGIQRMVGSKVAIPSQDFSEDLWKTVWEASNMVLEDMEKARKKERMKQFLQAEEVKEKCRFAGEVGIRGDLLRELRFKWAKEKMEENDFYESLQRFRSGKQEKGGNVLKEQAVAAEDTPAIASLPKRKGKIKYKIYGLDLSDPKWAEVADKIHEKEEMLWPLEPKPISGKCKLVMDKILSLKKEDDPSQLLAEWIQLLQPTRVDWITLLDKLEQQNPGIHLKVMELVLGEESFQTNVRDYTKLIDAYAKEDRVEDVERILRKMVENGMMPDSLTITVLVHMYSKVGNVARANDAFESLRNYGFQPDTKIYNSMMMAYINAGEPRQGEQLLREMETRDIKPSEEIYMALLRSYARRGDAVGAGRIANSMQFAGFQHNLEYFALLVEAYGQAGDCDQARSNFDNMIKLGHKPDDKCTANMIAAYEKKNLLDKALNLLMELEKDGFEPGIETYTVLVDWLGRLRLVDETEKLLDKIAELGEVPPLKVHVSLCDMYSRAKSEKKALQAVGVLEARKDELGPNEFERIITALCAGGFVQDAQRILQLMEAKGFAASEQVKFSLSSSQVFSQKRPKK, encoded by the exons ATGAATTTGAAGCATCTAATTTTTAGGAAATCAAtcaatcatatatcaaaattaagtCCAAAACCAGCTTCTACAATATCAGCCGCAATATCTACTTCCCTCCATCCAATAAGTAGTGTTCAAAGCTCTGCTTATAttaaaaaccctaaacccatTTCCCCTTTTATTAGACGTATTCACTTAACCAGAGAAACTAAGCTAAGTTATGCTAGTGTTGAAGCAAATGTTGTGTCCAGTGATTCTGAGGATGAGGATGATGGGACTACGAAAGAGTTCTTATCTCGATTCGTTTGGATAATGAGAGGGAAGTTATCCGAAGTGTATACGGATTGTGATAAGGAGACGATTAATGGGATGCTTTTAGTTATCGTGGAGAAGGTCGTGGAAGAGATGGAGAAAGGCGGTATTCAGCGGATGGTTGGTTCGAAAGTGGCGATACCATCGCAAGATTTTAGCGAAGATTTATGGAAGACTGTATGGGAAGCGAGTAATATGGTGTTGGAGGATATGGAGAAGGCGAGGAAGAAGGAGAGAATGAAGCAGTTTTTGCAAGCTGAAGAAGTAAAAGAAAAGTGTAGGTTCGCTGGTGAAGTTGGGATTCGTGGGGATTTGTTGAGGGAGCTACGGTTTAAATGGGCGAAAGAGAAGATGGAGGAGAATGATTTTTACGAGAGTTTGCAACGTTTTAGGTCCGGAAAGCAAGAGAAGGGTGGGAATGTCTTGAAGGAACAAGCTGTTGCAGCAGAGGATACGCCCGCTATTGCTTCTCTtccaaaaagaaaaggaaagattaAGTATAAGATCTATGGACTGGATTTATCGGATCCTAAGTGGGCTGAAGTGGCTGATAAAATCCATGAGAAAGAGGAAATGCTTTGGCCTCTCGAACCGAAGCCAATATCTGGGAAGTGCAAATTGGTCATGGATAAAATCCTTTCTTTGAAAAAGGAAGATGATCCTTCACAGCTTTTGGCTGAATGGATACAACTTTTGCAACCTACTCGTGTTGACTGGATCACTTTGCTTGATAAATTGGAACAACAAAATCCCGGCATACACTTAAAG GTTATGGAACTGGTTTTGGGTGAAGAGTCTTTCCAAACAAACGTTCGTGACTATACCAAACTGATCGATGCCTATGCTAAAGAGGATCGTGTAGAAGATGTTGAGAGGATCCTTAGGAAGATGGTTGAAAATGGTATGATGCCTGATAGTTTAACTATCACAGTTCTTGTTCACATGTATAGCAAGGTAGGGAACGTTGCCCGTGCTAATGATGCATTTGAAAGCTTGAGGAACTATGGCTTCCAACCGGACACGAAGATCTACAACTCAATGATGATGGCATATATCAATGCTGGTGAACCTCGACAGGGTGAGCAATTACTAAGGGAGATGGAAACAAGAGACATCAAACCCTCAGAAGAGATTTACATGGCATTGCTTCGGTCTTATGCTCGTAGAGGTGATGCTGTTGGAGCTGGACGAATTGCGAACAGCATGCAATTTGCAGGATTTCAACACAATTTGGAGTATTTTGCATTGCTCGTGGAGGCATACGGGCAAGCTGGTGACTGTGATCAAGCCAGGAGCAATTTTGACAACATGATAAAACTCGGACATAAACCGGATGATAAGTGTACCGCTAACATGATTGCTGCTTATGAGAAGAAAAATTTGTTAGATAAGGCCTTAAACCTTCTAATGGAGCTAGAGAAGGACGGTTTTGAACCCGGCATAGAAACATATACCGTTCTTGTTGATTGGTTGGGTAGATTGCGGCTGGTTGACGAAACCGAAAAGTTACTAGACAAGATTGCAGAACTAGGCGAAGTTCCTCCTTTAAAGGTTCACGTAAGCCTCTGTGATATGTACTCGAGGGCTAAATCCGAGAAAAAAGCTCTTCAAGCTGTTGGAGTTTTGGAAGCTAGGAAAGATGAACTAGGTCCCAATGAGTTCGAGAGAATTATAACCGCACTTTGTGCAGGTGGATTTGTGCAAGATGCTCAAAGGATACTTCAATTGATGGAAGCTAAGGGCTTTGCTGCATCGGAACAAGTGAAATTCTCCCTATCGTCATCTCAGGTTTTCAGCCAGAAAAGACCCAAGAAATAA
- the LOC108482997 gene encoding pentatricopeptide repeat-containing protein At1g01970 isoform X2 has translation MRGKLSEVYTDCDKETINGMLLVIVEKVVEEMEKGGIQRMVGSKVAIPSQDFSEDLWKTVWEASNMVLEDMEKARKKERMKQFLQAEEVKEKCRFAGEVGIRGDLLRELRFKWAKEKMEENDFYESLQRFRSGKQEKGGNVLKEQAVAAEDTPAIASLPKRKGKIKYKIYGLDLSDPKWAEVADKIHEKEEMLWPLEPKPISGKCKLVMDKILSLKKEDDPSQLLAEWIQLLQPTRVDWITLLDKLEQQNPGIHLKVMELVLGEESFQTNVRDYTKLIDAYAKEDRVEDVERILRKMVENGMMPDSLTITVLVHMYSKVGNVARANDAFESLRNYGFQPDTKIYNSMMMAYINAGEPRQGEQLLREMETRDIKPSEEIYMALLRSYARRGDAVGAGRIANSMQFAGFQHNLEYFALLVEAYGQAGDCDQARSNFDNMIKLGHKPDDKCTANMIAAYEKKNLLDKALNLLMELEKDGFEPGIETYTVLVDWLGRLRLVDETEKLLDKIAELGEVPPLKVHVSLCDMYSRAKSEKKALQAVGVLEARKDELGPNEFERIITALCAGGFVQDAQRILQLMEAKGFAASEQVKFSLSSSQVFSQKRPKK, from the exons ATGAGAGGGAAGTTATCCGAAGTGTATACGGATTGTGATAAGGAGACGATTAATGGGATGCTTTTAGTTATCGTGGAGAAGGTCGTGGAAGAGATGGAGAAAGGCGGTATTCAGCGGATGGTTGGTTCGAAAGTGGCGATACCATCGCAAGATTTTAGCGAAGATTTATGGAAGACTGTATGGGAAGCGAGTAATATGGTGTTGGAGGATATGGAGAAGGCGAGGAAGAAGGAGAGAATGAAGCAGTTTTTGCAAGCTGAAGAAGTAAAAGAAAAGTGTAGGTTCGCTGGTGAAGTTGGGATTCGTGGGGATTTGTTGAGGGAGCTACGGTTTAAATGGGCGAAAGAGAAGATGGAGGAGAATGATTTTTACGAGAGTTTGCAACGTTTTAGGTCCGGAAAGCAAGAGAAGGGTGGGAATGTCTTGAAGGAACAAGCTGTTGCAGCAGAGGATACGCCCGCTATTGCTTCTCTtccaaaaagaaaaggaaagattaAGTATAAGATCTATGGACTGGATTTATCGGATCCTAAGTGGGCTGAAGTGGCTGATAAAATCCATGAGAAAGAGGAAATGCTTTGGCCTCTCGAACCGAAGCCAATATCTGGGAAGTGCAAATTGGTCATGGATAAAATCCTTTCTTTGAAAAAGGAAGATGATCCTTCACAGCTTTTGGCTGAATGGATACAACTTTTGCAACCTACTCGTGTTGACTGGATCACTTTGCTTGATAAATTGGAACAACAAAATCCCGGCATACACTTAAAG GTTATGGAACTGGTTTTGGGTGAAGAGTCTTTCCAAACAAACGTTCGTGACTATACCAAACTGATCGATGCCTATGCTAAAGAGGATCGTGTAGAAGATGTTGAGAGGATCCTTAGGAAGATGGTTGAAAATGGTATGATGCCTGATAGTTTAACTATCACAGTTCTTGTTCACATGTATAGCAAGGTAGGGAACGTTGCCCGTGCTAATGATGCATTTGAAAGCTTGAGGAACTATGGCTTCCAACCGGACACGAAGATCTACAACTCAATGATGATGGCATATATCAATGCTGGTGAACCTCGACAGGGTGAGCAATTACTAAGGGAGATGGAAACAAGAGACATCAAACCCTCAGAAGAGATTTACATGGCATTGCTTCGGTCTTATGCTCGTAGAGGTGATGCTGTTGGAGCTGGACGAATTGCGAACAGCATGCAATTTGCAGGATTTCAACACAATTTGGAGTATTTTGCATTGCTCGTGGAGGCATACGGGCAAGCTGGTGACTGTGATCAAGCCAGGAGCAATTTTGACAACATGATAAAACTCGGACATAAACCGGATGATAAGTGTACCGCTAACATGATTGCTGCTTATGAGAAGAAAAATTTGTTAGATAAGGCCTTAAACCTTCTAATGGAGCTAGAGAAGGACGGTTTTGAACCCGGCATAGAAACATATACCGTTCTTGTTGATTGGTTGGGTAGATTGCGGCTGGTTGACGAAACCGAAAAGTTACTAGACAAGATTGCAGAACTAGGCGAAGTTCCTCCTTTAAAGGTTCACGTAAGCCTCTGTGATATGTACTCGAGGGCTAAATCCGAGAAAAAAGCTCTTCAAGCTGTTGGAGTTTTGGAAGCTAGGAAAGATGAACTAGGTCCCAATGAGTTCGAGAGAATTATAACCGCACTTTGTGCAGGTGGATTTGTGCAAGATGCTCAAAGGATACTTCAATTGATGGAAGCTAAGGGCTTTGCTGCATCGGAACAAGTGAAATTCTCCCTATCGTCATCTCAGGTTTTCAGCCAGAAAAGACCCAAGAAATAA
- the LOC108483000 gene encoding CBS domain-containing protein CBSX3, mitochondrial isoform X3, translating into MQGLIQGLRSCWQERIKLAILRNSGGHNRKNMFSRTGSVETEEKGLENITVADVLITKGEENVGSWLWCRVNDNVDDAMKNMAQHNIGSLVVLKPGDQLHIAGIITERDYLRKIIGQGRSPKYTRVGEIMTDENKLITVKSDTSILQAMQLMTDNHIRHVPVIDGRIVGMVSIVDVVRAVVEQQNGELKRLNDFIKGEYY; encoded by the exons ATGCAAGGATTGATCCAAGGACTAAGATCTTGCTGGCAGGAAAGAATCAAGCTAGCAATTCTAAGAAATTCGGGAGGACATAACCGGAAAAACATGTTCTCGCGTACCGGTTCCGTGGAAACAGAGGAAAAGGGATTAGAAAACATTACAGTAGCAGATGTATTGATCACAAAAGGCGAAGAAAACGTAGGGTCTTGGCTTTGGTGTCGGGTCAACGACAATGTCGATGATGCCATGAAGAAT ATGGCGCAACATAACATTGGGTCATTGGTGGTGTTAAAACCAGGAGATCAACTACATATTGCAGGGATCATCACAGAAAGAG ACTACTTGAGAAAGATCATTGGGCAAGGGAGATCACCAAAATACACAAGAGTGGGGGAAATCATGACAGATGAG AACAAATTAATCACAGTGAAATCTGATACAAGCATTCTTCAAGCAATGCAACTCATGACAG ACAATCACATACGACATGTTCCGGTGATAGACGGGAGAATTGTCGGCATGGTTTCGATAGTAGACGTTGTACGAGCTGTGGTGGAACAACAAAATGGTGAATTGAAACGACTCAATGACTTCATTAAAGGGGAATACTACTAG
- the LOC108483000 gene encoding CBS domain-containing protein CBSX3, mitochondrial isoform X1, producing the protein MQYSGFLSANIMQGLIQGLRSCWQERIKLAILRNSGGHNRKNMFSRTGSVETEEKGLENITVADVLITKGEENVGSWLWCRVNDNVDDAMKNMAQHNIGSLVVLKPGDQLHIAGIITERDYLRKIIGQGRSPKYTRVGEIMTDENKLITVKSDTSILQAMQLMTDNHIRHVPVIDGRIVGMVSIVDVVRAVVEQQNGELKRLNDFIKGEYY; encoded by the exons ATGCAATATTCTGGATTCTTAAG TGCCAACATAATGCAAGGATTGATCCAAGGACTAAGATCTTGCTGGCAGGAAAGAATCAAGCTAGCAATTCTAAGAAATTCGGGAGGACATAACCGGAAAAACATGTTCTCGCGTACCGGTTCCGTGGAAACAGAGGAAAAGGGATTAGAAAACATTACAGTAGCAGATGTATTGATCACAAAAGGCGAAGAAAACGTAGGGTCTTGGCTTTGGTGTCGGGTCAACGACAATGTCGATGATGCCATGAAGAAT ATGGCGCAACATAACATTGGGTCATTGGTGGTGTTAAAACCAGGAGATCAACTACATATTGCAGGGATCATCACAGAAAGAG ACTACTTGAGAAAGATCATTGGGCAAGGGAGATCACCAAAATACACAAGAGTGGGGGAAATCATGACAGATGAG AACAAATTAATCACAGTGAAATCTGATACAAGCATTCTTCAAGCAATGCAACTCATGACAG ACAATCACATACGACATGTTCCGGTGATAGACGGGAGAATTGTCGGCATGGTTTCGATAGTAGACGTTGTACGAGCTGTGGTGGAACAACAAAATGGTGAATTGAAACGACTCAATGACTTCATTAAAGGGGAATACTACTAG
- the LOC108483000 gene encoding CBS domain-containing protein CBSX3, mitochondrial isoform X2: MAFFLLLQKDKSFHAIFWILKERIKLAILRNSGGHNRKNMFSRTGSVETEEKGLENITVADVLITKGEENVGSWLWCRVNDNVDDAMKNMAQHNIGSLVVLKPGDQLHIAGIITERDYLRKIIGQGRSPKYTRVGEIMTDENKLITVKSDTSILQAMQLMTDNHIRHVPVIDGRIVGMVSIVDVVRAVVEQQNGELKRLNDFIKGEYY, translated from the exons ATGGCTTTCTTCTTGCTTCTCCAAAAGGACAAATCATTTCATGCAATATTCTGGATTCTTAAG GAAAGAATCAAGCTAGCAATTCTAAGAAATTCGGGAGGACATAACCGGAAAAACATGTTCTCGCGTACCGGTTCCGTGGAAACAGAGGAAAAGGGATTAGAAAACATTACAGTAGCAGATGTATTGATCACAAAAGGCGAAGAAAACGTAGGGTCTTGGCTTTGGTGTCGGGTCAACGACAATGTCGATGATGCCATGAAGAAT ATGGCGCAACATAACATTGGGTCATTGGTGGTGTTAAAACCAGGAGATCAACTACATATTGCAGGGATCATCACAGAAAGAG ACTACTTGAGAAAGATCATTGGGCAAGGGAGATCACCAAAATACACAAGAGTGGGGGAAATCATGACAGATGAG AACAAATTAATCACAGTGAAATCTGATACAAGCATTCTTCAAGCAATGCAACTCATGACAG ACAATCACATACGACATGTTCCGGTGATAGACGGGAGAATTGTCGGCATGGTTTCGATAGTAGACGTTGTACGAGCTGTGGTGGAACAACAAAATGGTGAATTGAAACGACTCAATGACTTCATTAAAGGGGAATACTACTAG
- the LOC108482998 gene encoding flocculation protein FLO11 has protein sequence MFQRHHQTLNLYMHTRHQMSVISLANTARLVFQSSFSCLLFSVFSLSYMAERRQLFRFRLPWLSAAATSRPTAQTEVPSQPSTTTSIQQPPFRPPGIAPVQTAPMQARVPGQKTEPQPDATSRPTSTPRHKIRGSSVPPSASRRVTDKQGMSRPVSASDGTIQTQATSQTRSPARAISVPPSPSRMVSQPQSIAQAVSKQQSSSRLASQPAGQTSPQPSSPSLRDMSAPKDSPTAIQERSQPPSSTQPPPSASHQQTQPFGVAEIAPITGTTMETPSAPLKPKERVERKKVQEELGKATAEGSTHEEPEQGTITKLLAAATDAGTKTKEQLMAALETGKRHQQKQDDMEIKKTLKTSSNDEKRIKTVSSAYPRNLSIPNKAHEKHVSSNWEQVPLQNEIRDDVCKFVHKLTAEQLELPTDEKSISVVTLAGENRGASFHLGSESSKKEGLVHIHRGYKINPDDSPDATTDGEESSRGRKPKASVTKENPASTAYANNNIQSINNSIVCESSVNARNPGVYLELIHNLAESTKSKAKEEHTEPGKTRFNITPAEKRTYEPTVRRRCLRGLFAESSDSDPGNPEKPQRHGCRFNCGGKNKQKEMEDL, from the coding sequence ATGTTCCAAAGGCATCATCAGACTTTGAACCTATATATGCATACCAGACATCAGATGTCAGTTATATCATTGGCAAACACCGCCCGTCTCGTTTTTCAGTCGTCGTTTTCTTGTCTTCTTTTTTCTGTTTTCTCGTTGTCATATATGGCAGAACGGAGGCAACTTTTTCGTTTCCGGCTCCCGTGGCTGTCAGCTGCAGCCACTTCACGTCCTACAGCTCAAACTGAAGTCCCTTCCCAACCAAGCACTACGACATCTATCCAACAGCCACCATTTCGGCCTCCAGGGATCGCACCAGTACAGACTGCTCCTATGCAGGCTCGAGTGCCAGGACAAAAGACAGAACCTCAGCCAGATGCTACTTCACGGCCAACATCAACGCCTCGACATAAAATCAGAGGTTCTTCAGTTCCACCATCAGCATCTCGTAGAGTAACAGACAAGCAAGGGATGTCTCGGCCAGTATCAGCATCTGATGGAACAATTCAAACTCAGGCTACCTCTCAAACGCGGTCACCAGCAAGGGCCATCTCTGTGCCCCCATCTCCATCTCGCATGGTTTCTCAGCCTCAATCAATAGCGCAGGCAGTCTCCAAGCAACAATCTTCATCCCGTTTGGCCTCTCAGCCAGCAGGCCAAACATCTCCACAACCCTCTTCTCCATCACTTCGAGACATGTCTGCTCCAAAAGATTCTCCAACAGCTATACAAGAAAGGTCCCAACCTCCAAGTTCTACTCAACCCCCACCATCTGCCTCTCATCAACAGACTCAACCATTTGGTGTTGCAGAAATTGCACCAATTACTGGCACAACTATGGAAACACCTTCAGCACCACTAAAGCCAAAGGAAAGAGTGGAAAGGAAGAAGGTTCAAGAAGAACTCGGGAAAGCAACAGCAGAGGGTTCGACTCATGAAGAGCCAGAGCAGGGAACAATTACTAAACTCCTTGCTGCAGCAACAGATGCTGGGACAAAAACCAAAGAGCAGTTAATGGCTGCTCTGGAAACAGGAAAACGACACCAGCAGAAGCAAGATGATATGGAAATAAAGAAGACATTGAAAACCTCAAGCAATGATGAAAAACGAATCAAAACCGTGAGTTCAGCATATCCAAGAAACTTGAGCATACCAAATAAAGCTCATGAAAAGCATGTCTCTTCAAATTGGGAACAAGTTCCCCTCCAGAACGAGATCCGAGATGATGTTTGTAAGTTTGTTCATAAGCTCACCGCAGAGCAACTGGAGCTACCTACAGATGAAAAATCAATCAGTGTCGTAACACTAGCAGGAGAAAATAGAGGGGCATCTTTTCACTTAGGTTCAGAATCAAGCAAAAAGGAGGGATTAGTTCATATTCACCGGGGTTATAAGATCAACCCGGATGACAGCCCTGATGCTACCACTGATGGAGAAGAAAGCTCCAGGGGAAGGAAGCCTAAGGCTTCAGTAACCAAAGAAAATCCAGCATCAACAGCATATGCCAATAATAACATACAAAGCATTAATAATTCAATTGTGTGTGAAAGTTCTGTGAATGCAAGAAATCCAGGTGTTTATCTGGAACTTATACACAATTTAGCAGAATCAACCAAGTCTAAAGCAAAGGAAGAGCATACCGAGCCAGGCAAGACTAGATTTAATATCACACCAGCAGAGAAGCGTACATATGAACCTACGGTACGAAGAAGATGCCTCAGAGGGCTTTTTGCAGAATCAAGTGACTCGGACCCTGGTAATCCCGAAAAGCCTCAACGACATGGTTGTCGCTTCAACTGTGGGGGGAAGAACAAACAAAAGGAGATGGAGGATCTCTGA